From one Eucalyptus grandis isolate ANBG69807.140 chromosome 9, ASM1654582v1, whole genome shotgun sequence genomic stretch:
- the LOC104430185 gene encoding probable disease resistance protein At5g66900: protein MVDCAGAALGAAFGELFGLVKHLVMTIAAFRSQLKKIKATLVSIEPIIMDINKFNDQLHRGPEEMAPIKELLDEGKRLVDKCKKIHALNLCMKYRHSRRLTAFNAAVVEKFQLYMPLLGVRDGKETLVGVNEIGEDVKELKEWFVRVNGRALQSELETSSDLAVPAAPDFFVGAEVEASLRKLKEQLLEEGASVIVVTAPGGCGKTTLLKKLCHETAIKGKFEDKIMFVPISKKPNLTDIVQKMCQHNRLPVPKIKSEEGAVYCLQQLLNKIGQSPVLLVLDDAWKESESIVDKFVCNDIKDYKIVVTSRYEFPHIRPVHHLNPLTHDEAVELFHRCVTVDDRSMRPPDTQLLNEIVEHCKRLPLVITVVAKSLRGKNYAFWKKKLNELSEGHSLLDLETEILACLRKSLDDLDGDPSIKERFMDLGSFPEDCKIPATALIDLWVELYKLDFDGVRASTDLHELDYRNLADLVSPRRDSRDDTDESYRSHYVTQHDLLRELAMMECDQGEVVNRERLILDLMANNFPDWWREQKQQPLCARLVSISTDGKFSTPWPNLELPAAEALVLNFRTNMQTKTYALPEFIANSPKLKALIVTNYSFFPTELGNFHVIGSNLRRIRFERVTVPFLNMGKICLQALEKISFFMCDIGQASTSNDAKISDAMPNLKELDIDYCNDLVRLPDGICEIKPLQKLSITNCHNFFALLEQIGQSTSLEVVRLNSCTVLSLLPDSIRSLQNVRLLDISECLIMSALPDQIGQMVNLKRINIIGCPKLYGLPKSIVKLRNLRKVVCEKEKAVMWGALKNTLPSLDITLFEEEPNLGWLGHDSFRRRT from the exons atggTTGATTGTGCGGGAGCTGCCTTAGGAGCAGCATTCGGCGAGCTGTTTGGCCTCGTTAAGCACCTGGTGATGACTATTGCCGCGTTTCGTAGCCAGTTAAAGAAGATCAAAGCCACTTTGGTCAGCATAGAACCAATCATCATGGACATCAACAAGTTCAACGATCAGCTGCACCGTGGTCCGGAAGAGATGGCTCCGATCAAGGAACTGTTGGATGAAGGCAAACGACTGGTCGACAAGTGCAAGAAGATCCACGCGCTCAATCTGTGTATGAAGTATAGGCACTCGAGAAGGCTGACCGCCTTCAACGCGGCAGTAGTGGAGAAGTTCCAGCTTTACATGCCGCTGCTGGGTGTGAGGGACGGAAAGGAAACGTTGGTGGGCGTGAATGAGATCGGGGAAGACGTGAAGGAGCTCAAGGAGTGGTTCGTGCGAGTGAACGGCAGGGCCCTCCAAAGCGAGCTTGAGACTTCGAGCGACCTTGCGGTCCCTGCAGCGCCCGATTTCTTTGTCGGTGCAGAGGTGGAGGCATCCTTGAGGAAGCTCAAGGAGCAGTTGCTTGAGGAGGGAGCGTCTGTGATTGTTGTGACCGCCCCGGGTGGGTGTGGGAAGACCACTCTGCTTAAGAAATTGTGTCATGAAACGGCAATCAAAG GCAAATTTGAGGACAAAATCATGTTCGTCCCTATCTCGAAGAAGCCCAACCTGACAGACATTGTCCAGAAAATGTGTCAACACAATCGTTTACCGGTACCCAAGATTAAATCAGAAGAGGGTGCAGTTTATTGCTTGCAGCAGCTGCTCAACAAAATAGGACAAAGTCCTGTGTTGCTCGTGCTGGACGATGCCTGGAAAGAATCGGAATCCATCGTTGACAAATTTGTCTGCAATGATATCAAAGATTACAAAATCGTGGTGACATCAAGATATGAGTTTCCTCATATCCGTCCTGTGCATCACCTGAACCCACTGACTCATGACGAAGCTGTGGAACTTTTTCATCGATGTGTTACTGTTGATGATAGAAGCATGCGTCCACCAGACACTCAGCTCTTGAATGAG ATAGTGGAACACTGTAAGCGATTGCCATTGGTTATTACAGTCGTTGCCAAGTCTCTCCGAGGAAAGAACTATGCATTCTGGAAAAAAAAGCTAAATGAGTTGTCCGAAGGTCATTCCCTTCTTGATTTGGAGACCGAGATTCTAGCTTGCCTCAGAAAGAGTTTGGACGACTTGGATGGTGACCCTTCGATCAAGGAACGTTTCATGGACCTCGGCTCATTCCCGGAGGATTGCAAGATCCCCGCCACTGCCCTTATTGATTTGTGGGTGGAATTGTACAAGCTAGATTTTGATGGTGTGCGCGCTTCTACTGACCTCCATGAACTCGATTATAGGAACCTAGCTGATCTCGTATCTCCCAG GAGAGATTCAAGAGACGACACCGACGAATCTTACCGTAGCCACTATGTCACACAGCATGATCTGCTTAGAGAGCTGGCCATGATGGAATGCGATCAAGGGGAAGTAGTGAACAGAGAGAGACTCATTCTAGACTTGATGGCAAATAACTTTCCCGATTGGTGGAGAGAGCAAAAGCAACAGCCTCTTTGTGCTCGTCTAGTATCCATCTCCACAG ATGGAAAATTCTCAACACCCTGGCCAAATCTGGAATTGCCTGCAGCTGAGGCTCTTGTCTTGAACTTTCGGACCAACATGCAAACCAAAACCTATGCTTTGCCTGAATTCATTGCAAATTCCCCCAAGCTTAAGGCCTTGATAGTAACAAACTACAGTTTCTTTCCCACAGAGCTGGGCAACTTCCATGTCATCGGTTCCAATTTAAGGAGGATCAGGTTTGAGCGCGTCACAGTTCCGTTCCTAAACATGGGAAAGATATGCTTGCAGGCTTTAGaaaagatatcatttttcatgtgCGACATTGGTCAGGCTTCGACGTCAAACGATGCAAAAATCTCAGATGCAATGCCAAACTTAAAGGAGCTTGACATTGACTATTGTAACGATCTTGTGAGATTACCGGATGGCATCTGTGAGATAAAGCCTTTGCAAAAGCTTAGCATCACAAATTGCCATAATTTCTTTGCTCTCCTTGAACAAATTGGGCAATCAACATCCCTCGAAGTGGTCCGGCTTAATTCTTGCACAGTCTTGTCGTTGTTACCGGACTCTATTAGAAGCCTCCAAAATGTGAGACTTCTTGATATATCTGAGTGCCTGATTATGAGCGCTTTGCCTGATCAAATCGGTCAAATGGTTAATCTCAAGAGGATAAACATCATAGGATGTCCAAAGTTGTATGGATTGCCAAAGTCGATTGTAAAGTTGAGGAACTTAAGGAAGGTGGTTTGTGAGAAAGAAAAAGCCGTCATGTGGGGTGCTCTTAAGAACACTCTCCCTAGCTTGGACATAACTCTTTTCGAAGAAGAACCTAACTTAGGTTGGCTTGGACATGACTCTTTTCGAAGAAGAACCTGA
- the LOC104430182 gene encoding LOW QUALITY PROTEIN: serine/threonine-protein kinase SRK2I-like (The sequence of the model RefSeq protein was modified relative to this genomic sequence to represent the inferred CDS: substituted 2 bases at 2 genomic stop codons): protein MDLRXSDFCHSSXSSVLHSEPKSTVGTPAYIAPEVLQRREYDGKIADVWSCGVTLYVMLVGAYPFEDPEKPKDFRKTILRVINVQYSIPENVQISLECRHLISGIFVADPAKRISIPEIKSHPWFLKNLPADLIDEKTMGNRFEEPDQPMQSDETIMQIIAEATIPAIPPHGLNQFVADSLDMDDDDMDDLDFESELDIDSSGEIIYAL from the exons ATGGATTTGAGATGATCTGATTTTTGTCACTCTTCTTAGTCCTCAGTGCTGCATTCAGAACCAAAATCAACTGTGGGAACTCCAGCGTACATTGCCCCAGAAGTCTTACAAAGGCGAGAATATGATGGCAAG ATTGCAGATGTTTGGTCGTGTGGGGTGACCTTATATGTGATGCTAGTAGGTGCTTATCCCTTTGAGGATCCTGAAAAACCTAAAGACTTTCGGAAGACAATTCTG AGAGTTATTAACGTTCAGTATTCCATCCCAGAAAATGTCCAAATATCGCTTGAGTGTCGGCATCTGATCTCTGGAATATTTGTTGCAGACCCTGCAAAG AGGATTTCCATCCCTGAGATAAAGAGTCATCCATGGTTCCTGAAGAATTTGCCTGCCGATCTTATAGATGAGAAGACAATGGGCAATCGTTTCGAAGAGCCTGATCAACCAATGCAGAGCGACGAGACGATCATGCAGATAATTGCTGAGGCCACTATTCCGGCGATCCCGCCCCATGGCCTTAATCAATTTGTCGCTGATAGCCTGGACatggatgatgatgacatggatGACTTGGACTTTGAATCCGAGCTAGACATTGACAGCAGTGGTGAAATAATCTATGCATTATGA